Proteins encoded together in one Triticum dicoccoides isolate Atlit2015 ecotype Zavitan chromosome 7B, WEW_v2.0, whole genome shotgun sequence window:
- the LOC119335962 gene encoding protein DMR6-LIKE OXYGENASE 1-like yields MAIVGLSNAGDRLPGKRAVGDDDEAAAADYRLKGVRHLSDTGITRLPGRYVLPASDRPSRSVSAGTRVKLPVVDLGRLRVPSERAAVLKTLEAACREFGFFQVVNHGVDVDGAATRMLDVAARFFELPFQDRARYMSADVRAPVRYGTSFNQANDAVLCWRDFLKLSCAPPLRDVVPSWPDSPADLREVAAEYASANRRVFVEVVEAALEAMGVGGGDGVMEELATAGSHMMTVNCYPACPQPELTLGMPPHSDYGFLTLVLQDDVEGLQVMHGGEWLTVDPVPGSFVVNVGDHFEIYSNGRYKSVLHRVGVNSTRPRISVASFHSVGAERVVGPAAELLDQGRGGQPRRYMDTDFATFLAYLASAEGKHKTFLQSRSLAFA; encoded by the exons ATGGCGATAGTGGGCTTGTCAAATGCCGGCGACCGCCTGCCTGGCAAGAGAGCGGTCGGCGACGACGATGAAGCTGCCGCAGCCGACTACCGCCTCAAAGGCGTGAGGCACCTCTCCGACACCGGCATAACCAGGCTTCCAGGCAGGTACGTCCTGCCGGCCTCGGATCGCCCCAGCCGGAGCGTCAGCGCGGGCACGAGGGTGAAGCTCCCCGTCGTGGACCTCGGGCGCCTCCGCGTGCCCTCAGAGCGAGCCGCCGTGTTGAAAACTCTCGAGGCCGCGTGCCGGGAGTTCGGCTTCTTCCAGGTGGTGAACCACGGCGTGGACGTTGATGGGGCGGCCACCAGGATGCTTGACGTGGCGGCGCGGTTCTTCGAGCTTCCCTTCCAGGATCGCGCGCGGTACATGTCGGCTGATGTCCGCGCGCCCGTTCGGTACGGTACGAGCTTCAACCAGGCCAACGACGCCGTCCTCTGCTGGCGAGACTTCCTCAAGCTCTCCTGCGCGCCGCCGCTGCGGGACGTGGTGCCGTCGTGGCCCGACTCGCCGGCGGACCTCAGGGAGGTGGCGGCTGAGTACGCCTCGGCAAACCGGCGGGTGTTCGTTGAAGTTGTGGAGGCGGCGCTGGAGGCCATGGGTGTCGGAGGGGGTGACGGCGTGATGGAGGAGCTGGCCACGGCTGGTTCGCACATGATGACGGTGAACTGCTACCCGGCGTGCCCGCAGCCAGAGCTGACGCTGGGGATGCCGCCGCACTCCGACTACGGCTTCCTGACGTTGGTACTCCAGGACGACGTGGAGGGCCTCCAGGTTATGCACGGCGGCGAATGGCTCACCGTCGACCCCGTCCCTGGTTCCTTCGTCGTCAACGTCGGCGACCACTTCGAG ATATACAGCAACGGCCGGTATAAGAGCGTGCTGCACCGGGTGGGCGTGAACTCGACGCGCCCGCGCATCTCGGTTGCGTCGTTCCACAGCGTGGGGGCGGAGCGGGTGGTCGGGCCGGCGGCGGAGCTCCTCGACCAGGGCCGCGGCGGGCAACCACGGCGGTATATGGACACCGACTTCGCCACCTTCCTGGCTTACCTAGCCTCTGCCGAGGGCAAGCACAAGACCTTCCTCCAGTCAAGGAGTCTCGCCTTCGCCTGA